From Etheostoma cragini isolate CJK2018 chromosome 10, CSU_Ecrag_1.0, whole genome shotgun sequence, the proteins below share one genomic window:
- the LOC117951466 gene encoding T-cell leukemia homeobox protein 3-like isoform X1, which produces MEQAPSAPSPPTKPAHHEPISFGIDQILGAGTEPENGRVSGRQSGSDLSNGDGYYSLGSPTGASAPSYTALSISLSGIMPPVEASGSYEESRSLGSRGVIRVPAHRPMTAPGPPAPVQSAVPGFGGLCFPWIGNRFAKDRISAALVPFAVTRRIGHPYQNRTPPKRKKPRTSFSRVQICELEKRFHRQKYLASAERAALAKSLKMTDAQVKTWFQNRRTKWRRQTAEEREAERQQANRLILQLQQSALQKSLSESAVSDPLCAHNSSLYALQNLQPWAEERE; this is translated from the exons ATGGAGCAAGCACCCAGCGCGCCGAGCCCTCCTACAAAACCGGCCCATCACGAGCCCATCAGCTTCGGCATCGACCAGATCCTGGGAGCCGGTACAGAGCCAGAAAACGGGCGCGTGTCTGGAAGACAAAGTGGATCCGATTTAAGCAACGGGGATGGTTATTACAGTTTAGGAAGCCCGACCGGGGCAAGCGCGCCCTCATACACCGCGCTGTCTATCTCCCTCTCCGGTATAATGCCTCCGGTGGAGGCGTCAGGTTCATATGAGGAGAGCAGGAGTCTGGGAAGCCGGGGAGTAATTCGAGTCCCGGCCCACAGACCCATGACAGCACCGGGACCCCCGGCCCCAGTCCAGAGCGCTGTCCCTGGGTTTGGAGGGCTATGCTTCCCCTGGATAGGAAACAGGTTCGCCAAGGACAGAATATCAG CAGCCCTGGTGCCGTTTGCCGTTACGCGGCGGATAGGACACCCGTACCAGAACCGGACACCGCCAAAACGGAAAAAGCCCCGCACGTCCTTCTCCAGAGTTCAGATCTGCGAGCTGGAGAAGCGTTTCCACCGGCAGAAGTACCTGGCCAGCGCCGAGCGGGCCGCCCTGGCCAAGAGTCTGAAAATGACAGACGCACAGGTCAAAACCTGGTTCCAGAACCGCAGGACCAAGTGGAG GAGACAGACAGCCGAGGAGAGGGAAGCGGAACGTCAACAGGCCAATCGCCTCatcctgcagctgcagcagtccGCCCTCCAGAAGTCTCTCAGCGAATCAGCGGTCTCGGATCCACTGTGCGCGCATAACTCCTCCCTGTATGCCCTGCAGAACCTCCAACCCTGGGCCGAGGAGAGGGAATAG
- the LOC117951466 gene encoding T-cell leukemia homeobox protein 3-like isoform X2, which translates to MEQAPSAPSPPTKPAHHEPISFGIDQILGAGTEPENGRVSGRQSGSDLSNGDGYYSLGSPTGASAPSYTALSISLSGIMPPVEASGSYEESRSLGSRGVIRVPAHRPMTAPGPPAPVQSAVPGFGGLCFPWIGNRFAKDRISALVPFAVTRRIGHPYQNRTPPKRKKPRTSFSRVQICELEKRFHRQKYLASAERAALAKSLKMTDAQVKTWFQNRRTKWRRQTAEEREAERQQANRLILQLQQSALQKSLSESAVSDPLCAHNSSLYALQNLQPWAEERE; encoded by the exons ATGGAGCAAGCACCCAGCGCGCCGAGCCCTCCTACAAAACCGGCCCATCACGAGCCCATCAGCTTCGGCATCGACCAGATCCTGGGAGCCGGTACAGAGCCAGAAAACGGGCGCGTGTCTGGAAGACAAAGTGGATCCGATTTAAGCAACGGGGATGGTTATTACAGTTTAGGAAGCCCGACCGGGGCAAGCGCGCCCTCATACACCGCGCTGTCTATCTCCCTCTCCGGTATAATGCCTCCGGTGGAGGCGTCAGGTTCATATGAGGAGAGCAGGAGTCTGGGAAGCCGGGGAGTAATTCGAGTCCCGGCCCACAGACCCATGACAGCACCGGGACCCCCGGCCCCAGTCCAGAGCGCTGTCCCTGGGTTTGGAGGGCTATGCTTCCCCTGGATAGGAAACAGGTTCGCCAAGGACAGAATATCAG CCCTGGTGCCGTTTGCCGTTACGCGGCGGATAGGACACCCGTACCAGAACCGGACACCGCCAAAACGGAAAAAGCCCCGCACGTCCTTCTCCAGAGTTCAGATCTGCGAGCTGGAGAAGCGTTTCCACCGGCAGAAGTACCTGGCCAGCGCCGAGCGGGCCGCCCTGGCCAAGAGTCTGAAAATGACAGACGCACAGGTCAAAACCTGGTTCCAGAACCGCAGGACCAAGTGGAG GAGACAGACAGCCGAGGAGAGGGAAGCGGAACGTCAACAGGCCAATCGCCTCatcctgcagctgcagcagtccGCCCTCCAGAAGTCTCTCAGCGAATCAGCGGTCTCGGATCCACTGTGCGCGCATAACTCCTCCCTGTATGCCCTGCAGAACCTCCAACCCTGGGCCGAGGAGAGGGAATAG
- the hrh2a gene encoding histamine receptor H2a, with amino-acid sequence MNVSSEAPVIMLSQVMLGVTLSLLILLTVSGNVLVCLAVCASRRLRCLTNCFIVSLAVTDLLLGLVVLPFSALLQLNNEWPLGPAFCNFYISMDVMLCTASILTLLAISIDRYLAVTRPLRYASLVLPWRVAVAMASVWAVSVAVSFLPIQMGWNTVNGTVQNHGPLAAEGKCRFELNRPYVLTDSLVTFYLPLVAMCWTYLQILRIARAQAKRIISARPTCITSYNCRNNPSTSTTVVSSVTAVALREHKATVTLAAVIGAFVVCWLPYFILFTVLGLKEHPDPSTVPEFPIVLWLGYANSALNPILYGALNRDFRSAYSRLVRCRCPTYSGWKSRQPSPTVTAARDHFTEVTLLCGHTPGACRSGLTEQNLMLQEMNSGTATATIQFANGTAATDVNGNERSC; translated from the exons ATGAACGTCTCCAGTGAAGCACCAGTAATAATGTTGTCACAAGTGATGCTGGGTGTTACCCTGTCCCTTCTCATCCTTCTGACTGTCAGTGGTAATGTGCTGGTGTGCCTGGCTGTCTGCGCCTCTCGACGCCTCCGCTGCCTCACCAACTGCTTCATTGTGTCGCTGGCGGTGACTGACTTGCTGCTCGGCCTCGTGGTCCTCCCTTTCTCTGCCCTCCTCCAGCTTAACAACGAGTGGCCACTCGGCCCAGCCTTCTGCAACTTCTACATCTCAATGGATGTCATGCTGTGCACCGCCTCCATCCTCACTCTCCTGGCCATCAGCATTGACCGCTACCTGGCAGTGACCAGGCCTCTGAGATATGCCTCACTGGTGTTACCATGGCGAGTTGCTGTGGCCATGGCCAGTGTTTGGGCAGTGTCTGTGGCCGTGTCTTTCTTGCCCATCCAAATGGGATGGAACACAGTAAATGGGACAGTGCAGAACCACGGGCCTTTGGCTGCAGAGGGGAAATGTCGCTTTGAGCTGAACAGACCTTACGTACTTACAGACTCTCTTGTCACTTTCTACCTGCCTCTGGTGGCTATGTGCTGGACGTACCTCCAAATACTTCGCATTGCACGGGCACAGGCCAAACGAATTATCAGTGCCCGGCCCACATGCATCACCAGCTACAACTGCAGGAACAATCCTTCCACCAGTACCACTGTGGTTTCCAGTGTTACAGCAGTGGCTTTGCGGGAGCACAAAGCCACAGTGACACTGGCAGCAGTGATAGGGGCTTTTGTGGTGTGTTGGCTGCCGTATTTCATCCTGTTCACAGTGTTGGGTCTAAAGGAGCATCCAGATCCAAGCACAGTACCAGAATTCCCCATTGTGCTGTGGCTGGGTTACGCCAACTCGGCCCTCAACCCTATCCTCTATGGAGCCCTCAACAGGGACTTCAGGTCAGCCTACTCCCGTCTAGTGAGATGCCGATGCCCTACCTACAGTGGGTGGAAGAGCCGACAGCCATCTCCTACTGTGACAGCAG CCAGAGACCACTTTACAGAGGTGACACTGCTGTGTGGCCACACTCCTGGCGCCTGCAGATCAGGTCTAACAGAACAAAACCTAATGCTTCAAGAAATGAACAGCGGGACAGCCACAGCAACTATTCAATTTGCAAATGGCACCGCTGCCACCGATGTCAATGGCAATGAGAg GTCATGCTGA